Part of the Permianibacter fluminis genome, AGCCAGGGACATTCAGCACTTGCCAGGCCGGTTTGTTGGACGGATTGAACTGAGCTGGGCGGATAAACAGGTTGCGGCCGAACAGCTGTTGCCAGGCGGTTTCGGTGCGCATTTCGATGGGCAGGTAGTGCTTCGGATCAGCGCCGACGTGCAGCTGGCTGATGAAGGCTTCCGGCAGGCTGTTGTAATGGGCTTCGACCCGCGCCCACAGGGCGTCGAACTTGTCGGCCGGGAACGGCTTGTTGACCTTGCCCCAGTCGATCTCGTTCTGGGTGCTCGGTTCCTGGACAATGAACCGATCCGCCGGGCTGCGGCCGGTGCGCTTGCCGGTCTCGACGACGAGGGCGCCGTTGCTGGCGATACGACCTTCATGGCGCTCGAGGGCCTTCTTGATCAGGGCATCGGCGTTTAAATTGGAATGGCGCTGCGGGGCCGCGGCAGTAGCGGTCATGAGTCGGTCCTCGTCTGGTGGGGTCGAGAGTCAGGAAAAACGGCGCGTATTATCACCGATCCGCCATGGGGCACGCTACGCCGGCGCTGGATTTGCGCCGTGCACAATGCTGGTGCGTGGCGGCTTCAATGATGACGCGGCGCAAGAACCGGTCGGTTCCGGAACCAAACATGGAGAAGGCCTGACCAAGGGAAACGGCGGTGCTGGCACGATGCTACAAAATGGCGTGGCGTATCCGGCCAGGCCGGTTTCATACTCGTATCCGTTCTTTGCAGGACAAGCCAAGGAGCAAGACCATGACCCTACTCAGGAACAAGATCAGGTCCATAAACAAGGCGTCAGCAAAGCTGATGGCGACCGGGCTGGCTGCCGCACTGCTGATGGCCTGCGCCAGTTCGGCTGGGCCGCTGGTCAGTTCCAGCGAGCCGCATGGCATTGTCGATTTGGATATTCCGCGCCAGGCCGCCAATCAGTACGAGGCGTTTTTCCAGCAGGTCGATGGCCAGAATCTGGTGCCGGATCGCAAGCAGTTGCTGCTGAAACCCGGCAAGCATGAGATCAAGCTGGGGGCAAAGCTGGACAATCTTTACGGTGCAGGTGCCATGTCGGTACCGGGTGGGCGCAATTCCGAGCGCAGCGTGGTGACGATCGAGGTCAAGGAAGGCATGCGTTACAGCGTTGCCGCCAAACTGGACGGCAATCGGACTGACCAATGGGTTGCCATCGTCAGCCGGGAAGCGCCCATGGCAGGCTATGCCAGCCGTTAAGCGGAGCAGCCTTACTTCCTGCCAACACATTTTTTGCCAACGCCGGCCACGATGCCGGCGTTGTTGTTTCTGTGGGTTGGCATGCGATGCGCGTTGGTTACGGTTACGGCGCCATGCTTGCGGTAAAGGCGAGAGGGCTGCTGACAAAGTCGACGTCACCCAGTACCGTAGCGGGCTGGGTTGTTTCCGTTCGATGCGCAAGGAGCTGTTTTCATGTCCGACTGGCCACAAACGCCGCTGTCACAAGACGAAATCAAAGCCCGGCAATGGGGCATGTTCATCCATTTGTCGATTCTCGCCGGTTATCTGATTCCGCTGGCGGGCTTCATCGTGCCGATTGTCATGTGGCAGATGAAGAAGCATGAACACCCGCTGATCGATGCGCATGGCAAGAATGTGGTCAACTGGTTGCTATCGTTCCTGTTGTATGGCTTTGTTTGCTGGATACTGGCCCTGATTCTGATCGGCCTGCTGTTCCTCTGGGTGCTGTGCATCCTGAATGTCATTTTTGCCATTGTCGGCGCGCTGAAAGCCAACAACGGTGAAGTCTGGGCCTATCCGTTCACCATTCGCTTTTTGAAGTGAGCAAGGTCATAGCCATTCAGTCAGCGACGCTGTTAGCGATTCGGTGAGAGACAAAAAGCCCCGCACTGCGGGGCTTTTTTGTTGTCGAAGAGAACCGGCGATTAACGCTGCTCTTTCGGCG contains:
- a CDS encoding DUF4870 domain-containing protein, which produces MSDWPQTPLSQDEIKARQWGMFIHLSILAGYLIPLAGFIVPIVMWQMKKHEHPLIDAHGKNVVNWLLSFLLYGFVCWILALILIGLLFLWVLCILNVIFAIVGALKANNGEVWAYPFTIRFLK